The Phaeobacter gallaeciensis DSM 26640 genomic sequence CAATCTGACCTTCCCGATTGATGCTGCGGCCTATGGCACCGCCGTAGAACTCTATGCCGCCTTGCAGGCCAAACAGACGGTGGGTCATGGCGTTCTGGTCGAACAGGATGGCCTGCCGGATCTGTTGTCGCGCTCGCCGGAGCTGTTTTTCCGCACCGATATCAATGGCATGATTGAGACCCGCCCGATGAAAGGCACCCAGCCGCGCAGCGCTGATCCGGTGGAGGATGCCCGCCGCCGCGACTTTCTGCGTCAGGATGAGAAAAACCGCGCTGAAAACCTGATGATTGTTGATCTCTTGCGCAATGACATCTCTCGCGTGGCTGCGACCGGTTCGGTTCATGTGCCCGAGTTGTTTGCCGTTGAGAGCTATGCGACGGTGCATCAGATGGTTTCCATGGTGCGCGCCAAATTGCGCCCCGACGCCGGGTTGGCAGAGATCTTCGCGGCGCTGTTCCCCTGCGGATCCATTACCGGCGCACCAAAAATTCGGTCGATGGAGATACTGGCGGATCTGGAACCCTGGGCGCGCGATATCTACTGCGGCACAATCGGTTGGGCGGCGCCGGACGGATCGTCCGAGTTCAACGTGGCGATCCGCACGCTGATGCTGGAAGAGGGGCGCGCGACGCTCAATGTGGGCGGCGGCGTTGTTTGGGACAGCACCGCAGAATCCGAATATGAGGAAGCGCTATGGAAAGCCCGGTTCGCCCGTGTGACACCATCCAGAACGATCCCGCTTTCCGCCTGATCGAGACGCTGGGCTGGCATCCGGGGCAGGGGGTCCGGCATCTGTCGCAGCATCTGGCCCGGATGGCGCGCAGCGCGGCGGCCTTTGACCTTGCCTTTGATCCTGAAGAGGCGGAGCGCATGTTGGCTGAGGTGACGGGCACGGCACCGCTGCGCTATCGGCTCACGCTGAACGTGGATGGGCAGCTGGCGCTGGTCACAGCGCCGCTAGGCCAGACACCGGCGCAATGGAATCTTGGCATCGCCGAGACTCAGCTGGACGCGGGGGATA encodes the following:
- a CDS encoding aminodeoxychorismate synthase component I; protein product: MRIRFDQGPKGAETYFESPLRMIRAEGPDDVPGALAALDAARDAGHWLAGYASYELGYALEPKLASRMPRDRRLPLICFGVYDEPSSETDRASPDLSAGDAGLEGITPRWTYERYAQAFAEVHRNIGKGDIYQANLTFPIDAAAYGTAVELYAALQAKQTVGHGVLVEQDGLPDLLSRSPELFFRTDINGMIETRPMKGTQPRSADPVEDARRRDFLRQDEKNRAENLMIVDLLRNDISRVAATGSVHVPELFAVESYATVHQMVSMVRAKLRPDAGLAEIFAALFPCGSITGAPKIRSMEILADLEPWARDIYCGTIGWAAPDGSSEFNVAIRTLMLEEGRATLNVGGGVVWDSTAESEYEEALWKARFARVTPSRTIPLSA
- a CDS encoding aminotransferase class IV family protein, with translation MESPVRPCDTIQNDPAFRLIETLGWHPGQGVRHLSQHLARMARSAAAFDLAFDPEEAERMLAEVTGTAPLRYRLTLNVDGQLALVTAPLGQTPAQWNLGIAETQLDAGDIWLQHKTTRRALYDDARAALPGGVDELLFLNTRDELCEGTITNLFVTLPDGQMVTPPLSCGLLPGVLRQVLLEQGRCEEAVLRLQDLKQAKAIHMGNSLRGLIPARLV